Proteins encoded together in one Papaver somniferum cultivar HN1 unplaced genomic scaffold, ASM357369v1 unplaced-scaffold_21, whole genome shotgun sequence window:
- the LOC113339537 gene encoding protein ENHANCED PSEUDOMONAS SUSCEPTIBILTY 1-like, protein MSSAEVRHVSTTKVRPASYIDEPTGNHRRIDLSPGDLVFLRIAYMQKGLLYSTDKKCINEKISNLKTSLSHTLDHFFPLAGRLAIEKHEDDNTISVYINCNYEGVEFIHATADISVEDIVSPTYVPQSLIDPLFSLTGVPNYKGQSHPLLSVQVTELRDGAIFVGCSANHSVCDGTSSWHFINSWSEIARSFDNHTTSCPPRVFERWSSRKPIAPSVFRSLLLTSCRRQSSLNDNYDDSRVLVVLILMNNRTKLIPPLPETYFGNSLVAGLVTLKEGELIKKGSGVLALLLKEMVQTAITRTTTVSPGPVEGSVDIEICLPVEVFKAMENDAEFMEAFSS, encoded by the exons ATGAGTTCTGCAGAGGTTCGCCATGTCTCTACAACTAAGGTCCGTCCAGCAAGTTACATCGATGAACCAACCGGAAATCATAGACGAATTGATTTGAGTCCAGGGGATCTAGTATTTCTAAGAATAGCATACATGCAAAAGGGTCTTCTCTACAGTACTGATAAGAAATGCATCAATGAAAAGATAAGTAATCTTAAAACTTCTTTGTCACATACACTTGATCATTTCTTTCCTTTAGCCGGTCGTCTTGCCATTGAAAAGCATGAAGATGATAACACCATCTCCGTCTATATCAATTGCAACTATGAGGGCGTAGAGTTCATCCATGCAACGGCAGACATATCCGTCGAAGACATTGTCTCTCCAACCTATGTTCCTCAAAGCTTAATCGATCCGTTATTTTCCCTCACTGGGGTACCAAACTACAAAGGTCAGTCGCATCCTTTACTTTCTGTTCAGGTAACTGAGCTGCGGGACGGTGCCATTTTTGTAGGATGCAGCGCCAATCATTCGGTGTGTGATGGTACATCATCTTGGCATTTCATTAATTCATGGTCTGAGATTGCGAGATCTTTCGACAATCATACTACTTCATGTCCTCCTCGTGTTTTTGAGCGGTGGTCATCAAGAAAACCGATAGCCCCATCCGTCTTCCGTTCTCTTTTGCTGACAAGTTGTCGGCGGCA GAGCTCTTTAAACGACAATTATGATGACAGCCGAGTTCTTGTGGTTTTGATATTGATGAATAACAGAACTAAGTTGATCCCACCACTGCCGGAAACATACTTTGGCAACTCACTAGTAGCTGGATTGGTAACTCTGAAAGAAGGTGAGCTGATCAAGAAGGGATCCGGTGTCCTGGCTTTGTTATTGAAGGAGATG GTACAAACGGCAATAACTAGAACAACTACTGTGAGTCCAGGACCAGTTGAAGGAAGTGTTGATATTGAGATATGCCTTCCAGTTGAGGTCTTTAAGGCTATggagaatgatgctgaatttatgGAAGCTTTTTCATCTTAA
- the LOC113339538 gene encoding uncharacterized protein LOC113339538, protein MSRAKALVRLLEYHPNGSSQQGSASNFIAENNTEYLKKFVNFFKNSTHASCHPPIFERYFIKENDRRIRLSFSFAVKFSLVTPTTEVLPLEGLVEKCFCFTKANITTLKSRVNSKIISETKQSMVISSSQALLTHVWTADSVVELRMCGLNYFKRSETRLGLILGSIIDYWQLIFACLVVHFSNYVSICTIKHFMENAAPIGREHQGNDFGWGRQIAIKIGRNGENYGITTVSPGPVEGSIDIEICLPVEVFKAMENDAKFIEAFPS, encoded by the exons ATGAGTCGTGCAAAAGCGTTG GTTCGCCTTTTAGAATATCATCCTAATGGTTCTTCCCAACAAGGTTCAGCTAGTAATTTTATAGCCGAAAACAACACTGAATATCTgaaaaagtttgtgaatttttttAAGAATTCCACCCATGCCTCATGTCATCCTCCAATTTTTGAGAGGTATTTTATCAAGGAAAATGATCGTCGTATCCGTCTTTCATTCTCTTTCGCTGTCAAATTTTCGCTAGTTACCCCTACTACTGAAGTTTTGCCACTTGAAGGTCTTGTAGAGAAATGTTTCTGTTTTACTAAAGCAAACATTACAACATTAAAATCGAGGGTCAATTCGAAGATCATTTCTGAAACAAAACAAAGTATGGTAATATCATCATCACAGGCTTTATTAACTCATGTTTGGACAGCG GATTCCGTGGTTGAACTAAGGATGTGTGGTCTCAATTATTTTAAGAGGTCCGAGACGCGATTGGGTTTGATTTTAG GAAGCATTATAGATTATTGGCAATTGATATTTGCTTGTTTGGTTGTTCATTTCAGTAATTATGTTTCGATCT GTACTATTAAACATTTCATGGAAAATGCAGCACCAATTGGTAGGGAACATCAA GGTAACGATTTCGGTTGGGGGCGACAAATTGCTATAAAAATAGGTAGAAACGGCGAAAATTATGGAATAACTACTGTGAGTCCAGGACCAGTTGAAGGAagtattgatattgagatttgccTTCCGGTTGAGGTCTTTAAGGCTATGGAGAATGATGCTAAATTCATTGAAGCCTTTCCGTCTTAA